CCCGGTGCCAGACTCAATGAAGATGATTCTTGAGCCCCCGAGAGATGCGATCGAACCAATCTTGTTGACCGCATATGAGGACGTCGTTGGCAGTCAGCGATAATTCGGCCGAAGGCTACGAGCTGCGCGACCCCGACGTGCGGTTGATGCTGGAAGTGCGCGACGACAGCGCCGCCGCGTTCGAAGAATTGATGTTGCGCTACCAGAATCGCCTGGTAACGGTGCTCGAACACCTGGTCGGCGGTCGCGACCAGGCCGAGGATCTGGCCCAGGAAGTGTTTCTGCGCGTGTACCGATCGCGCAAGCGTTATGTACCGGGCGCCAAATTCTCGACCTGGCTGTTTACCATCGCCAACAATGTGGCCGCCAACGCCCGCCGCACGCGTTCGCGCCGTCGTGAGGTCAGCCTGTCGGTCAGCGATGGCAGTTCCTCAGACGGTAACCGGCTGGATCAATTGGCCCAAGCGGCCAGCGGACTGATGCCTGCCCGGCAGTTAGACAAGGCCGAAATGCGCGACATCATTCGCGTGGCCATTGAAAGTTTGAACGAGCGGCAGCGGATGGCCGTACTGCTGAGCAAGTTTGAGAACATGAGCTACGCCGACATCGCCGACTCTATGGAAATGTCGCAAGAGGCCATCAAATCGCTGCTTTCGCGGGCCAGGTTGAACCTGAAAGAAGTCTTGGAACCGTACTTGGAGCGAGGCGACCGTCCAGCCACGGACTGAAACCATGAATGAGCCACAAACGCCCGCCGACGACGATCGCGGGCTTGACGAACAACTGGTTAGCTACCTGGACGGCGAGCTCGATGCCGCCGAGTCGCGCGAAGTTGAGGAAGCGCTGGCCCAAAATCCGCGCGTGCGCCAAGAGCTGCAGCAACTGGAACGGAGCTGGCAGTTGCTCGACGAATTGCCGCGCACCCAGGTAGACGAGTCGTTCACACGTTCAACCGTGGAAATGATCGCCGTACAGGCCGAGAAGGACCTGGTTGCCATTCAGGCACAATTGCCGCAACGACGTCGACGCGTTTGGCTGGTGGCCGCGGGAGCGCTACTAACGGCCGCGGTGGCGGGCTTCTTGACCTCAACCGTGCTTACGCAACGCGCTGACGAAAAGCTGCTCAGCGATCTGCCGGTGATCGAAAATTTCGACCAGTACCGAGAGGTGGAAGACCTCGAATTCCTGCGGATGCTCAAGAGCCAGGGCTTCCTGGAGCCGAAGGACAAACATGAGCGGTAATCGAACCGGAAAGCTCCGAGAATTATCGCCACGCGCGGCCTTGGCAATGATTTTGACGCTAATACCGTGCGGGCGCGCCACACGGGCGGACGAAACGACCGCCGAGCGGCGAGCGCGGCTGGAAAACATGGATGCCGAGAAGCGCGAGCAACTAGCGCAGAACTATGAGCGTTTCTTGCATCTCGATCCGCAAGATCGCCAACGGCTGCGGCAGCTCGACGCCGCGCTGGAAGAGGCCCCCGATCGCGATGAACTGCGGCAAGTGATGCAGCGCTATCACGAATGGCTGAACGAGCTTCCGGCCAGCCAGCGACTGACGCTCGCGGCGCTGCCGGCCGAAGATCGTCTGAAGCGGGTCGAGGAAATTCGCGGTTTCCAGGGACATCAGCGGCACAAGCTCAATCCTCAGGACGTCGAGGCAGTTTCCGATTGGGCCAGGAAGCACGACGTGCAACGCAAGTGGTTCGAAGCCCGACGCAACGGCAGCGAGGGCCCCGTGATTACCGCTGAGGCGGTGGCCGACTTGCGAACGTCACTGTCGGACGAATCGAAACGGGTATTGGACGAAGCGCTCACAGACGACAAGCAACGCGCGCTACTGACAAGCTGGGTTTTCCAGACCAGGCGCACGGGAGGAGCTGGTGGCTTCCGTACGGGTTTCCGCATGCCTAGCGAGGAAGAGGTGCAGGCCTTCTTCAAAACGGAATTGAGCGACGACGAACGTGCGTATTTGCGCGCTTTGCCGACCGATCAGATGCAGCGTGAGCTCGCGCACCTATGGCGCGAAAAACACGCCAGGCCAGGGGATGGCACGCGCGAGAAAGGGGAAGGACGTGGTTTCGGTCCAGGTCGCCGAGGCGTGCCCCGCACCGATCCAGAGAAGCAGACGAATTAGCTTTGTCGCTTCCCAAGGTCAGCGCGTTTCGACCTTGCAGACTAGTCAGAGCAACGTCATTCCGTGGCCGTCAGCGGCAACTGCCAATTGCAGAGGAAGTAGGCCCGGGGCGTAGCCAGGTCGAGCATCGCGGCGACGTTCCAGGGGGAACGTGCCTCGGCATTGAAGGGCATCGAGAGCAAGTTCGCGCGTTGCTTATACTTGACCACGCGGACATTCGGTTCTGAAAGGCCCGCCAGCGACGTGGCGCGGGCAATGGCCTCTTCGATGTACCCTTGCTCGTCAACTAAGCCGTTGGCCACGGCCTGGTCCGCAGTAAAGACCTGGCCGGTCGTGACTTTGGCCAGAGCTTCCGGGTCCTTGGCGAAGGCCGGTCTGCCGGCCTTCACGATGTTCTGAAAACGCTGAAAACTGTCGTCGACCAGTTCCTTGAAGATTTCCTTCTCTTCCGTCGTCATAGGGCGAGTCGGAGTGCCCATTTGTTTGAGCGGCCCGCTTTTGATCGAGTCTTCCTCGACCTCCCAGTGCTTCATCAGCCCGGCCACGTTGTAGTGGGGAATGATGACACCGATGGAGCCGGTCCAGGTCGTGGGCTCGGCGAAAATTACTTTTTCCTCAGGGCCGACGGCCATGGCGATGTAGTACCCACCGCTGGCGGCCAGGCCCCCCATGCTGACGACGATCGGAATCTTGCGCGCTTCGACCATCTTACGGAGATGGTGGTACAGATAATCGCTGGCCGTGACGGTGCCGCCGGGCGAATTGACGCGCAGCACGATGGCGCGCACGTGCGGGTCGTCGTGTACGTGGTCGATTTGCTTCTTGATGAAACCTTCGCCGTCGAGAATCGCGCCGTCGACAGTGATAATCGCAATTTTGTCGGTCGCCGTCTTCGACAGCGAGTGATAATGTTCCGTAACCTGGGTATCCGCACCCTCAAATGCTGCAGACAAAGCGCCCAAGCCCAAGGCCAGTATCACGAACGAGCAGAGCACAAATAGAAAAAGGTAGAGCAACGATCCCAACAAGCGGGACAGCAATCCGCGGCGCGGCGGCCCGGCCATGACAATGCGTTCGATAACCTGCGGCGACTGCCCGTACTGGGGGTCGTTGGGAGCCATAAGTCTTCCTTTTGCTGGTTCCTGCACAGCGCGAAAAACGGTTCCGACGAATTGCTGGCCTGCCGTGGTCGGCGAAACGCCGCGACGATCGCAGAACGCCCTCGATCGCCAGCTTATCGTCTCGTCACATGATACCGACGCGTGACGAGGCTGTAACCTACGACCATCGTGCACGCTTGCGCCGTCGCGTTTCCATTATAACAAATGCGATTTCGCACACAGGTGCCCCGACGATTCGGTACCCATCGTGTCGTCTGCCAGCACAATGAATAGGGCGTGCAATCGATGGCGGGCAAGCGCTACAAGCGTCGCGACCCCGGTCGCACGTCGTAGCTAGTGGCCTCCGGATCCCGCGCCTGATTCGGCTGCGACATCGTAATGCGATGCTCGAAGGCGTCCTGGCACTCCGGGACACGGCGTCGGCCGGGGTGTTGCCAGCGGGCACCCTCGGGTAGTAAGCTACTGCATCAATCGGATTTCGGGCCAGGGAGTAAGGCGGGAACATTGGGAGAAATCCCCGCAGCACGACAACGGGATAACCGGATTTCGTCGCACTGCGATTTTCGCCGAGAAGCCGACGAGTACGTGTCGGCTGGTCTTACCGTGGTTCGTCGTCTCTAGACAAAGGAGTGGTCTGGTGTTTGTGGCTGCGTCAACGGACTGCTTTGCTGACTTGCCATTAGACGCGGCGCTCGAGCGGCTCGTCGACTTGGAATACAACCGTGTCGAGATCGTATTGCGCGAGCGCGGAAATCAACTCAGGCCTTCGCAAGTACATGCGAACCTTGAGGAAGCGGTGCTTGCCTGCCGCGAGACGCACCGGCTGACGCCGATCGCGTACGTTGTCGATATCGATGCGGAAGGGGACCTGTACTACGAGCAGTTCTCCGCCTGTTGCAAACTGGCCAAGGCGACCAAGGTCGTAACGATCACGGTCCCTTCCGGCGAACTCGGCACTCCCTTCAATGCCGAGATCGAACGACTACGCGAGCTGGTACGCATTGGGTCACTCGATGGGGTGCAAGTCGGTCTCAAGACCGAAGTGGGCCACATGAGCCAAGACCCCAACACCGCCATCGTGTTGTGCGACAACGTCAAAGGCCTGGGGATCACGCTCGACCCCAGCCATTTTGTCTTTGGACCCCACAAGGGCGGCAACTACGACCAGATATTCAAGTACGTGATCCACCTGCAGCTGCGCGACACGACCAAGGACAAGCTGCAAGTGCGCATCGGCCAGGGCGAAGTCGAATACGGCCGACTGGTCACGCAATTGGGAAAGCACCGCTACAATCGGGCCCTGTGCGTGGATATCAGCGACATCCCAGACTCGGGTGTCGATCACATGGCCGAAATGCGGAAAATGCGCCTGCTGCTAGAAAGCCTGCTGTAAAGCGCAGTTTTTGCAAAGCGCACTATTCGCACGCAGTTGCAGCGGGCTGACCGTTCGCGCAACCGATCAGTTCGCTGCCACGTCCGCGCAGGCTTCGGCAAAGATCGCCAGGGCCGAGTCGACCTGATCCGCGGTGACGCATAGCGGCGGACAGAAACGAACGCCCGCCTTGCCGCAGCCCAGCAACAATAGGCCGCGATGAAAGGCGGCATCGATGATGCCCTCGCGACGTTGCGGGTCCGGCCTCTGGTTTGACATCGCGTCGATGGCCACCATCAGTCCCAAGCCGCGCGGGTTGGCCAGACCTGAGTCCAACTGGGCCAGTTGGCGTAAGCCGGCCAATAACTGATCGCCGCGCCGGGCGGCGTTCTCCAGGTATTCACGCTCGAGCAAATCGAGTGTCACTAGCGCCGCACGACAGCAGACCGGATTACCCCCGAACGTCGAGGCGTGGCTGCCCGAGGGCCAATCCATCAACTCGGCGCGGGCCACGACGGCCCCCAGCGGTAGTCCGCTCGCAATGCCCTTGGCCAGGCAGACGACATCGGGCACCAGGCCGAAGTGTTCGCAGGCAAACATCTTGCCTGTGCGGCCAATGCCCGACTGGACTTCGTCGGCCACGAGCAGGATGCCGTAGCGGTCGCAGATGCGTCGCAACATCGGCAGAAAATGAGGCTCGGGCACCCGATACCCCCCTTCTCCCTGGATCGGTTCGACGAAAATCGCGGCCACCTCATCGGGAGCGCAAACCGTGTGAAATTGCTCTTCGAGCGCGGCTTCGTCGCAATTGAAAGGAATGCGATGGACGCCCGGCAACAGCGGGCCGAAGCCGCGCTGATGGATCGCCTTCGAGCCGCTGATCGACATGGCGCCAAACGTGCGACCGTGAAATGCGCCGTAACACGAAATGATGCGCTGCCGGCCGGTGTGATACCGCGCGAGTTTCAGTGCCGCCTCGATCGACTCCGCACCACTGTTGGTGAAGAAGACGCGCTTGGGTTGCGAGCCGGGCGCCAAGCGGGTCAAACGCTCGGCCAATTCAATTTCGGGTGTGTAGTAGAAATCTGTGCCCGACATGTGGATCAGCCGGGTCGATTGATCTACGATGGCCGCCACGACTTCGGGGTGCGAATGGCCAGTGGCCGTCACCGCGATGCCAGACGTGAAGTCCAGAAATAGGTTGCCATCCACGTCTTCGATCGTGCAGCCGGCGCCGCGGGCCGCGACCAGCGGATACACGCGGGTGTAAGACGGTGAGATGACCTGATCGTCGCGAGCAATCCAGGCGGCCGCCTTCGGGCCGGGGAGCGACGTCCTCAGCAACGGACGAGTTACGTCACAAATTGTCGCGGCGGTGGCATGCATGGTTCGCTCTCCTTTGTTCGCCGGGGGCCGTTTTGCTGCGCCGGCGTCCTTAAGGTTTCGTTCTCTTCATACGGGACCGGTTCACTTAGGGTTTACGTGGTCCATCATTCGCCGGCTCGTCCCCCACTTGCGCACTCATCCCCTGTGCCATAGTGATGCTGCGTGCGTAATTGACCGTGAATGCCGTCTTGTGCGTAACCGCGTCGACCAAGGCGGCTGCCGACGGCTGACCGTTGCCGCTTCGTTTCACCCCGCCAAACGGCAGATGTACCTCGGCCCCGATGCACGGCAAGTTGACGTAGCCCATGCCGTAGTCGCACTCATCGCGATAGATTCGCCAACGGCGATAGTCCTCGGTGATGACGGCCATCGACAACCCAAAAGGCGTGTCGTTGTAGATCTCGATCGCCTGCTCATCGCTGTCGAAGGGGACAATGGCCACATGCGGGCCAAACACTTCCTCGCGGATTGTCCGCGCCGTAGGCCGGTGTTCCTGCACATAGACAAAGGGCGCCAGAAACAGGCCTTCGGCGTGCGGCGCGTCGGACATCCGTCCGCCAGTCAGCAGAATCTTGGCCCCTTCGTGGGCTGCCAGGTCGTTGTACTCGAGCACTTTATCGATGCCGGCTTGATTGATGAGCGGGCCTGCGAAAACGTCGGCGCCGAATGGATCGCCGAATTTCAGTCGCCGCGCCTGCGATACGAATTGCTCTGCAAATCGGTCGACCAACCGCCGATGAACGAGCAGCCGGCCCGCCGAAACGCAACGCTGCCCGGCGGTCTTGAATGCGCTGAGAATGCTGGCATTCACGGCCAGAGAAAGATCGGCATCTTCACAAACGATCACGGCGCTCTTCGAACCCATCTCGAGCGCGCACGTTTTATAATCGCTAGCGGCTGCCAGGCGGCGGATATGCGCACCGACGTTGTAGCTGCCCGTAAACGCGACGACGTCGACATCGGAATGACGAGCCAACGCATCCCCGGCCTCCTCGCCGAGCCCGTGGACCAGGTTGATCGTGCCGGCGGGAAATCCTGCCTCCTCGAACAGTCGCACCAGGCGCTCGCCGATCTCGGGCGTTTCTTCCGACGGTTTGAAAACGGTCGTATTGCCTTCCAGCAAACTGGGGCCGAGCATCCACAGCGGCACGGCAAACGGAAAGTTCCAAGGCGTGATCACGGCCACTACGCCGCGTGGTTTGCGCCGCACATAAAGATCCTTGTCCGCGATCTCGGATTCCACGACCTGCCCCGTCGGCTGGCGGGCCGTCCCGAAGACGTACTCCACCATGTGCAGCCCTTCGACGACCTCGGCTCGGGCCTCGTTGAGGACTTTGCCATTT
The genomic region above belongs to Pirellulales bacterium and contains:
- the sppA gene encoding signal peptide peptidase SppA, which translates into the protein MAPNDPQYGQSPQVIERIVMAGPPRRGLLSRLLGSLLYLFLFVLCSFVILALGLGALSAAFEGADTQVTEHYHSLSKTATDKIAIITVDGAILDGEGFIKKQIDHVHDDPHVRAIVLRVNSPGGTVTASDYLYHHLRKMVEARKIPIVVSMGGLAASGGYYIAMAVGPEEKVIFAEPTTWTGSIGVIIPHYNVAGLMKHWEVEEDSIKSGPLKQMGTPTRPMTTEEKEIFKELVDDSFQRFQNIVKAGRPAFAKDPEALAKVTTGQVFTADQAVANGLVDEQGYIEEAIARATSLAGLSEPNVRVVKYKQRANLLSMPFNAEARSPWNVAAMLDLATPRAYFLCNWQLPLTATE
- a CDS encoding TIM barrel protein, which codes for MFVAASTDCFADLPLDAALERLVDLEYNRVEIVLRERGNQLRPSQVHANLEEAVLACRETHRLTPIAYVVDIDAEGDLYYEQFSACCKLAKATKVVTITVPSGELGTPFNAEIERLRELVRIGSLDGVQVGLKTEVGHMSQDPNTAIVLCDNVKGLGITLDPSHFVFGPHKGGNYDQIFKYVIHLQLRDTTKDKLQVRIGQGEVEYGRLVTQLGKHRYNRALCVDISDIPDSGVDHMAEMRKMRLLLESLL
- a CDS encoding aldehyde dehydrogenase family protein, which produces MASRVVTGSWQGRQFLGGSWHPASGEVFENVNPAHVGELLGVYPRGTSAEIDEAVRAARKAFPAWRHTSRIRRGELFLNLANLIRRDTDELAAVLARENGKVLNEARAEVVEGLHMVEYVFGTARQPTGQVVESEIADKDLYVRRKPRGVVAVITPWNFPFAVPLWMLGPSLLEGNTTVFKPSEETPEIGERLVRLFEEAGFPAGTINLVHGLGEEAGDALARHSDVDVVAFTGSYNVGAHIRRLAAASDYKTCALEMGSKSAVIVCEDADLSLAVNASILSAFKTAGQRCVSAGRLLVHRRLVDRFAEQFVSQARRLKFGDPFGADVFAGPLINQAGIDKVLEYNDLAAHEGAKILLTGGRMSDAPHAEGLFLAPFVYVQEHRPTARTIREEVFGPHVAIVPFDSDEQAIEIYNDTPFGLSMAVITEDYRRWRIYRDECDYGMGYVNLPCIGAEVHLPFGGVKRSGNGQPSAAALVDAVTHKTAFTVNYARSITMAQGMSAQVGDEPANDGPRKP
- a CDS encoding sigma-70 family RNA polymerase sigma factor; the encoded protein is MAVSDNSAEGYELRDPDVRLMLEVRDDSAAAFEELMLRYQNRLVTVLEHLVGGRDQAEDLAQEVFLRVYRSRKRYVPGAKFSTWLFTIANNVAANARRTRSRRREVSLSVSDGSSSDGNRLDQLAQAASGLMPARQLDKAEMRDIIRVAIESLNERQRMAVLLSKFENMSYADIADSMEMSQEAIKSLLSRARLNLKEVLEPYLERGDRPATD
- a CDS encoding acetyl ornithine aminotransferase family protein codes for the protein MHATAATICDVTRPLLRTSLPGPKAAAWIARDDQVISPSYTRVYPLVAARGAGCTIEDVDGNLFLDFTSGIAVTATGHSHPEVVAAIVDQSTRLIHMSGTDFYYTPEIELAERLTRLAPGSQPKRVFFTNSGAESIEAALKLARYHTGRQRIISCYGAFHGRTFGAMSISGSKAIHQRGFGPLLPGVHRIPFNCDEAALEEQFHTVCAPDEVAAIFVEPIQGEGGYRVPEPHFLPMLRRICDRYGILLVADEVQSGIGRTGKMFACEHFGLVPDVVCLAKGIASGLPLGAVVARAELMDWPSGSHASTFGGNPVCCRAALVTLDLLEREYLENAARRGDQLLAGLRQLAQLDSGLANPRGLGLMVAIDAMSNQRPDPQRREGIIDAAFHRGLLLLGCGKAGVRFCPPLCVTADQVDSALAIFAEACADVAAN